The Bombus fervidus isolate BK054 chromosome 6, iyBomFerv1, whole genome shotgun sequence genome contains a region encoding:
- the Drat gene encoding death resistor Adh domain containing target isoform X2, whose protein sequence is MPIELESVAPITHKPFSPCNGEKKMNKLCRQVSIDSPSVTGREWVFSFDVPVPDVPAQGARIRVMCAGACYHPRRSPSLSSLTSVSSGSSLATDVSLEGDFPASLPHHGVRDAALFPGYEVAGVIESLGANVPEDCGYTVGDRVILYPYEGIPNGYVEYLVVHDLKYLIKIPDNVSLSVAAMLPAGALLAMNTVFAAHEHVQAVLKQRGEKSVCKILIVGTGGLALWALRIAAYHFSNMKDRVTITIASLKDDGLTMAQEFQRVNVVQWSEDLYEKQLIERTMDACQGHVDVVIDFGTTSRSLHRSMQCLSKGGVVFVIKEVADRLLPKFSRRAEEWQQSIKSVEAGTLEQLRELVELVASGEIEPPPHTVYPAEEVLDVVRKLCHSEIQGRAILRFYPAD, encoded by the exons ATGCCTATCGAATTGGAGTCAGTGGCACCGATCACACACAAGCCCTTCTCACCTTGCAACGG GGAGAAGAAGATGAACAAACTATGCAGACAGGTGTCCATCGACAGCCCGAGCGTGACGGGTCGCGAATGGGTGTTCAGTTTCGACGTTCCTGTTCCCGATGTTCCAGCGCAAGGAGCCCGGATCCGGGTGATGTGTGCAGGTGCTTGCTACCATCCTCGTCGTTCGCCAAGCCTATCCAGCCTGACCTCTGTCTCCAGTGGAAGCAGTTTAGCGACAGATGTTTCTTTAGAGGGTGACTTCCCAGCATCGTTGCCTCATCACGGAGTCCGTGACGCAGCTCTGTTCCCTGGATACGAGGTAGCAGGTGTGATCGAGTCCCTTGGAGCGAATGTTCCCGAGGACTGCGGCTACACGGTTGGCGATCGAGTGATTCTTTATCCTTACGAGGGAATTCCAAATGGATACGTCGAATACCTGGTCGTTCACGATCTGAAGTATCTTATAAAGATCCCAGACAACGTCAGCCTCAGCGTAGCGGCCATGTTACCAGCTGGTGCTCTATTAGCCATGAATACCGTTTTTGCTGCTCATGAACACGTTCAAGCGGTGCTGAAACAGAGAGGCGAGAAGAGCGTTTGCAAGATTCTAATTGTTGGCACTGGCGGTCTGGCACTTTGGGCTCTGAGAATCGCGGCGTATCACTTCAGCAACATGAAGGATAGAGTTACCATTACGATCGCTTCGCTGAAAGACGATGGACTGACTATGGCTCAGGAATTCCAACG CGTGAACGTGGTACAATGGAGCGAGGATCTGTACGAGAAACAGCTGATCGAGCGCACTATGGATGCCTGTCAAGGTCACGTGGATGTGGTGATCGATTTCGGTACAACCTCGCGCAGTCTTCATCGCAGTATGCAATGCCTGAGCAAAGGAGGCGTGGTGTTCGTGATCAAAGAAGTGGCCGATCGATTGCTACCAAAATTCAGCAGACGCGCGGAGGAATGGCAACAGAGTATCAAATCAGTGGAGGCTGGTACTCTAGAGCAACTTCGCGAGTTGGTCGAGCTGGTGGCTTCCGGTGAAATCGAGCCCCCGCCACATACCGTTTATCCTGCAGAAGAGGTTCTCGACGTGGTCCGCAAGTTGTGTCACTCTGAGATTCAAGGTCGCGCGATTTTACGTTTCTATCCAGCGGATTAA
- the Drat gene encoding death resistor Adh domain containing target isoform X1 — protein MPIELESVAPITHKPFSPCNGEKKMNKLCRQVSIDSPSVTGREWVFSFDVPVPDVPAQGARIRVMCAGACYHPRRSPSLSSLTSVSSGSSLATDVSLEGDFPASLPHHGVRDAALFPGYEVAGVIESLGANVPEDCGYTVGDRVILYPYEGIPNGYVEYLVVHDLKYLIKIPDNVSLSVAAMLPAGALLAMNTVFAAHEHVQAVLKQRGEKSVCKILIVGTGGLALWALRIAAYHFSNMKDRVTITIASLKDDGLTMAQEFQRFLSHYSVNVVQWSEDLYEKQLIERTMDACQGHVDVVIDFGTTSRSLHRSMQCLSKGGVVFVIKEVADRLLPKFSRRAEEWQQSIKSVEAGTLEQLRELVELVASGEIEPPPHTVYPAEEVLDVVRKLCHSEIQGRAILRFYPAD, from the exons ATGCCTATCGAATTGGAGTCAGTGGCACCGATCACACACAAGCCCTTCTCACCTTGCAACGG GGAGAAGAAGATGAACAAACTATGCAGACAGGTGTCCATCGACAGCCCGAGCGTGACGGGTCGCGAATGGGTGTTCAGTTTCGACGTTCCTGTTCCCGATGTTCCAGCGCAAGGAGCCCGGATCCGGGTGATGTGTGCAGGTGCTTGCTACCATCCTCGTCGTTCGCCAAGCCTATCCAGCCTGACCTCTGTCTCCAGTGGAAGCAGTTTAGCGACAGATGTTTCTTTAGAGGGTGACTTCCCAGCATCGTTGCCTCATCACGGAGTCCGTGACGCAGCTCTGTTCCCTGGATACGAGGTAGCAGGTGTGATCGAGTCCCTTGGAGCGAATGTTCCCGAGGACTGCGGCTACACGGTTGGCGATCGAGTGATTCTTTATCCTTACGAGGGAATTCCAAATGGATACGTCGAATACCTGGTCGTTCACGATCTGAAGTATCTTATAAAGATCCCAGACAACGTCAGCCTCAGCGTAGCGGCCATGTTACCAGCTGGTGCTCTATTAGCCATGAATACCGTTTTTGCTGCTCATGAACACGTTCAAGCGGTGCTGAAACAGAGAGGCGAGAAGAGCGTTTGCAAGATTCTAATTGTTGGCACTGGCGGTCTGGCACTTTGGGCTCTGAGAATCGCGGCGTATCACTTCAGCAACATGAAGGATAGAGTTACCATTACGATCGCTTCGCTGAAAGACGATGGACTGACTATGGCTCAGGAATTCCAACG TTTCCTTTCTCACTACAGCGTGAACGTGGTACAATGGAGCGAGGATCTGTACGAGAAACAGCTGATCGAGCGCACTATGGATGCCTGTCAAGGTCACGTGGATGTGGTGATCGATTTCGGTACAACCTCGCGCAGTCTTCATCGCAGTATGCAATGCCTGAGCAAAGGAGGCGTGGTGTTCGTGATCAAAGAAGTGGCCGATCGATTGCTACCAAAATTCAGCAGACGCGCGGAGGAATGGCAACAGAGTATCAAATCAGTGGAGGCTGGTACTCTAGAGCAACTTCGCGAGTTGGTCGAGCTGGTGGCTTCCGGTGAAATCGAGCCCCCGCCACATACCGTTTATCCTGCAGAAGAGGTTCTCGACGTGGTCCGCAAGTTGTGTCACTCTGAGATTCAAGGTCGCGCGATTTTACGTTTCTATCCAGCGGATTAA